The DNA region CTATACTCTGGAATGGGTTATGCATCATATCTTGTATGGCGAGATGGTGGAGGATTTGATGGCGAAGCAAAAACTGCACTGGCCCTGTATGGGACAAACCTGGCTTTGAACTGGTTGTGGACTCCAATTTTCTTTGGCTCTCACAAGTTGGGGCTGGTAAGGAATGCTGTTGAGATTTAAACCCTATTTAACAATTGTGGTGACACTGGCAGAGAGtgattattgttttaaaaaaaaattcatgaatgTGATACGAACTGCAAAGATTTGTTCATTGCACAGACAAATTTGAGCttgtttttcaaactattttacAAGACCGAAGATAAAAGAGCAAAGGTCAAAGACACCCCCTTGTCCCCTGAAATTTCACTGGGTTTTCTACCATTGTAACACCCATGTTAAGGAGATATAAAGCCCTCCCCATCTAATTTTCCCTTGTAACAAGGTAAGATTGATGGAGGGATCTGAAGAGTAGAAAGAAATCAAGAGAATGTCTCTAATATGGCCCTAACCAACACTCTGCCTGTCACCCTCCCCCTCCtcaaaggaacaaaacaaaagcaaaaatttacaCAATAAAATGCACAATATGATTtattacaattttgattttctctcctTCATAAAAAGGCTTTTGGTGAGATTTGTCTTCTGTGGCTGAATATTGCTGGTTGTGTTTACACATTCTACCCAATCAACAAACTAGCAGCAGGACTCATGCTGCCTTATCTTGGTTGGGTTACACTGGCTACAGCTCTTAACTATTGCATCTGGCAAATGAACAAGCCAGCCATAAAAGAAGAGTGAAGCCTTCAAGAACTACTGGATCAGTTGTCTTAGTTATGCAGAAATCACCAATCATAATTAGGTTAGAAGAAATTGAACTCAATAAGTAAGTTGAAATTGATGattatataaaaataaaagtgtagTTCCACATAGGAATTTGGTTTTTAATgcaaagttttggaaaatatgtcATTCTTAATCAAACTTGTGTATTTAAAATGTGGATATATTTGAGCATGATATTGTTGGTACTGAACTCCGTCTCCATGTATTTTTGAAAGTCTCTATGGACTTGACAATATATTAATGAGGTGAAGTGCAGTTTCTTCAGGGCTGCCATGCTTTCCTAGGCTGAAAAATTATGGACAGTGAGAAGAAGCGCTGTGAAGACTACATGGCTTGAACCTTCctaaaataataattgtttATCAGCCAACTGATTGTATTTGAGTTCCATTCTGAAGATGCATGTTAGATTAACAATTttaatacaaaacaactgataGATTTGTGTTTGCCATATGAAATTATCAAAATGCTGATGTACAAGAGAAAACATGATCCCAAAAGTGATCTTTTCCATAGTAAGGAATAACAGCTCTTCAATTAgtaatttataatatttttgaaaaataaaagccaTTTTTGTGTTCAACTGTGTTATCTCACATCCTATACCTACAGAGGAATTTCCCCTACACCTAACCCCTTTTGTATTACCATGTTGTCTTGGTAACTACTCCTGTATAGTGTTTATGTTTGTGCTGGGAAAAAGAGGAGAAAGGAGAGGACGGAAAAAACAACCAAGGGAAGTGCATGTTTAAGTTCACAGTGGGATCACAGTATGCCCCTTACCTGTTGGGGTAATTTATAAATcatttcactttattttcaaaatataataatttaCTACAGATGTTATATAATTTACAATTATCTTAATTAACTAGTGTAAAACTATGTAAAATGAATATACAAACTCCTGTTTTGGACAAACTGCAGATTTTCTATATGGGTGTGACTTACTTTTAAAAATCCATTTgactttcctttaaaaaatattgatttgctCCCTAGACAAAATGATTTACAGGTGTTTTTTACCCAACTGCtggaaaattgaatgaagatTAACTTTTGACCTTCATTTTTAGGATGGTAACACAAAATCTGTATGTAACTGTAATAAGTAATTGAATATCCTCTGTGGCATAAGGCCAATTAAAGATGTTTCTAGTGCTGTCTTCATATTATTTACtttaattagtttatttaaGTATGATGGCCTACTACAAATGCATAGAGTCACACAGGTTGAAGTGTAAACATACTGAAACCCACATACCACTCCATGTAAACCTATCAATGTCATGAGTAGATCCAATAGACCCTCCTCAAAAGTAGTAATCCagaggagaaaacaaaaattgttacAAGAAAATATACAATTCATAACTAAGCAGGTAAACAATACCAAAggctgttacagtttccttgtATTGAGTAACACTTggctgaatgaaaattatactcTTGAATAGAGTGTATTCGTGTGGTTGCTAGTGTAATCAACTGCCATTTAGAAGGAGCGTCTGATGGGTACATTTAATATCACCAATGATTACTTGTGCACAAGGCACAGGATACAGCATTTTCAGTTCAATAAACATATTGTCTGTTTGCATCACGAGGTAGCTCAATGTAGTCGCCATCTTCCACTTTGACTTTAAGGTAACCGCTACCTCCCTTTTTTGCTTTGACAAAGCCTTCCTTTAAAAAGTGATTAATCTgcaaagaaagggaaaagagCATACTTATTCCCATATTGCAAACCAATGTAAGTGACAGGACAATGCCAGACAAAGGGAATTGAAAGCATAAGCAAAACTTTCAGTCAGGTTTCAATTGGTTTTGGTGACCATTGAAGGTATGTGGCATGAGTTCATCGCTTTTGAGTTGTCCATTCTCGAAGGTCTACAGCTTTTTCCAGTTTAAACTGATTGTAGAGCTCtgcaagttttcttttgatcaatTCCAAGGCTCTGCACACCTTTCTCTTCAAGTTTCCTTTATTTGTAACCTTTGTCAGATCTCCTTTAAGGGTTTCCATTTGGAAAAATCACAGAGTTCTTTAGATTGTTCCTCTTAAGTGATACCTTtgattaatctttttttttatccaattGCAGATCTCTACAGAATTgttgtcataaaaaaaattgcagagcTCTGGACAGATATCATTTCAACCTTTTGCAGAGCTTGGAAGAATTTTCTTCTTAATCAGTCACAGAgcattgaaaatttttgtttaccttttaaACAGTCTCAGTTTATCAGGTCTTCAGTACAAATCATGAAAATagatttttcatgtttaatcaaaacaaaaaaattactttgaacaTGAAAACCATGTTTGAACAAACCTTGTTTCTGTTGTGATATCCAAAGTAGACTGCCACTATGAAAACCAACATCACCATAAAAAGCACTGGAAAGCTTACTCTATGCTTTATCAGCTGAGATAGTCCACTAAGAGTGAAAATAGCCATAAATTTAGAGATAAGATATTATTGATCTAGCATTTGGTTGTCAGAATACttaatgtaaacaaacaatGACAAAGTTTGAGAAATCAAGTCA from Pocillopora verrucosa isolate sample1 chromosome 1, ASM3666991v2, whole genome shotgun sequence includes:
- the LOC131769047 gene encoding translocator protein-like; protein product: MPQPWVIIGGSVLLPNVGGMLGGFITRSQVKDWFDKDLKKPSWRPPNWLFGPMWTSLYSGMGYASYLVWRDGGGFDGEAKTALALYGTNLALNWLWTPIFFGSHKLGLAFGEICLLWLNIAGCVYTFYPINKLAAGLMLPYLGWVTLATALNYCIWQMNKPAIKEE